One Streptomyces sp. ML-6 genomic region harbors:
- a CDS encoding roadblock/LC7 domain-containing protein, whose amino-acid sequence MSQAAQNLNWLITNFVDNTPGVSHTVVVSADGLLLAMSEGFPRDRADQLAAVASGLTSLTAGASRIFEGGAVNQTVVEMERGFLFIMSISDGSSLAVLAHPDADIGLVGYEMALLVDRAGNVLTPDLRAELQGSLLN is encoded by the coding sequence ATGAGCCAGGCGGCGCAGAATCTGAACTGGTTGATCACCAACTTCGTGGACAACACCCCCGGGGTGTCCCACACGGTGGTGGTCTCCGCCGACGGACTCCTGCTGGCCATGTCCGAAGGATTCCCCCGCGACCGCGCCGACCAGCTGGCGGCCGTCGCCTCCGGCCTGACCTCGCTGACCGCGGGCGCCTCCCGCATCTTCGAGGGCGGCGCCGTGAATCAGACGGTCGTGGAGATGGAGCGGGGATTCCTCTTCATCATGTCCATCTCGGACGGCTCCTCGCTGGCCGTCCTCGCCCACCCGGACGCCGACATCGGCCTGGTCGGGTACGAAATGGCCCTTCTTGTCGACCGTGCGGGCAACGTCCTGACCCCGGACCTCCGCGCCGAACTCCAAGGAAGTCTTCTTAACTAA
- a CDS encoding nitrate- and nitrite sensing domain-containing protein, with protein MRRSNEGAAARRERGNFTPPTPAATPSADAAVSGGSTSRLAPRNWRVPTRLNAILLIPVLVGLVMGGFQVKDSIDTWREAEDAEKTALAVRAAAEYGQALLNERDLTAQPLLSNKRDAAVVSKARATTDEAADKFDEAVKNMPRTERLERRLRLFRLEEPTLPDLRKTAFTGAMDPVRTEEGYVKVQHSLMEFSNELGLGTGNITSYGRSVYALELAKAAESLQRSIGMHLLVRPSQQRATFDAQVKAFGSYNYLEEVALGEFTSGAKEEDAARLKQVLAAKADEGNAKLKKAKEQAEAAGVPFVEPPGIDGSVFDGMAEQISLGKSPEKLAAKGITPETWMAAATAKFDGYTTVENELVDKAVTEAAEISSDARKDAFLNAAVVLVSLLAAFVLAGLMARQMSRSMLRLRTAAFGIAEQRLPALVDQLSRADPGRVDTRVQPIPINSHDEIGEVARAFDQVHREAVRLASEQAMLRGNVNAIFTNLSRRNQSLIEGQLTLITDLENNEADPDQLENLFRLDHLATRMRRNGENLLILAGEEPGRRWNQPVPLVDVLRAAASEVEQYERIELSGVPDTEIHGQSVTDLVHLLAELLENATTFSSPQTKVRVTATRLPDGRVMIEIHDKGIGLTGEDFADINHKLANPPTVDVAVSQRMGLFVVGRLADRHGIRVQLRPSGEQAGTTSLVMLPDAITHGGGGEPDPASDDFTVSSIIPEQQDFEQQPRSGMRTAAELGFDDSRYEQHPAGATQLDPVGRSLRREERRAALGAQTADEHPQFPQFPQGQYAEGPYPANGYGQEPRQEQYEQERYEQAPYEQQEQYGRAQQPEQYGQAPYGGGYDPYRGEAGFAEQPGQDLPDGHTEAAYAAGETAQPSPGEPFTPRPHQEGWSDQDAHQGSYEPSAQVETESAPSLPAESPQSVGFDRPGPTPNSGPELTDTGLPRRGGQQHWQPTGRGNNRPAAQQQPRQQEELPPQPSPAQQNGDGADDWRSANDERRERAEKLREPKAGGITPSGLPRRVPKANLVEGTAEQTQQGGPQVSRAPEDVRGRLSNLRRGVLRGRSAGSDDSNTYDQER; from the coding sequence GTGAGGCGAAGCAACGAGGGCGCCGCGGCGCGGCGGGAGCGGGGCAATTTCACTCCGCCGACGCCCGCCGCGACGCCGTCCGCCGATGCGGCGGTGTCCGGCGGCAGCACCAGCCGCCTGGCGCCCCGCAACTGGCGGGTGCCCACCCGGCTGAACGCCATTCTCCTGATCCCGGTCCTGGTCGGCCTGGTCATGGGCGGTTTCCAGGTGAAGGACTCGATCGACACCTGGCGCGAGGCCGAGGACGCCGAGAAGACCGCCCTGGCCGTGCGTGCCGCCGCCGAATACGGTCAGGCCCTGCTCAACGAGCGCGACCTCACCGCGCAGCCGCTGCTGTCGAACAAGCGCGATGCCGCCGTCGTCTCGAAGGCCCGGGCCACCACGGACGAGGCGGCGGACAAGTTCGACGAGGCCGTCAAGAACATGCCGAGGACGGAGCGCCTGGAGCGTCGGCTGCGGCTCTTCCGGCTGGAGGAACCCACCCTTCCCGACCTGCGCAAGACCGCCTTCACCGGGGCCATGGACCCGGTGAGGACGGAGGAGGGCTACGTCAAGGTCCAGCACTCGCTGATGGAGTTCAGCAACGAACTGGGGCTGGGCACCGGCAACATCACCAGCTACGGCCGTTCGGTCTACGCGCTGGAGCTCGCCAAGGCTGCAGAATCGCTTCAGCGCTCCATCGGCATGCACCTTCTGGTACGGCCGAGCCAGCAGCGCGCCACCTTCGACGCCCAGGTCAAGGCCTTCGGTTCGTACAACTACCTGGAGGAGGTCGCCCTCGGCGAGTTCACCTCCGGTGCCAAGGAGGAGGACGCCGCCCGGCTGAAGCAGGTGCTGGCCGCCAAGGCCGACGAGGGCAACGCGAAGCTGAAGAAGGCCAAGGAGCAGGCCGAGGCCGCCGGTGTGCCGTTCGTGGAGCCGCCCGGCATCGACGGTTCCGTCTTCGACGGCATGGCCGAGCAGATCTCCCTGGGCAAGTCGCCCGAGAAGCTGGCCGCGAAGGGCATCACGCCGGAGACCTGGATGGCCGCCGCCACGGCCAAGTTCGACGGCTACACCACGGTCGAGAACGAGCTCGTCGACAAGGCCGTGACCGAGGCGGCGGAGATCTCCTCCGACGCCAGGAAGGACGCCTTCCTGAACGCCGCAGTCGTGCTCGTCTCCCTGCTGGCCGCCTTCGTCCTGGCCGGTCTCATGGCCCGGCAGATGAGCCGCTCGATGCTCCGGCTGCGCACCGCCGCCTTCGGCATCGCCGAGCAGCGGCTGCCGGCCCTGGTCGACCAGCTCTCCAGGGCCGATCCGGGCCGGGTGGACACCCGCGTCCAGCCGATCCCGATCAACAGCCACGACGAGATCGGCGAGGTCGCCCGCGCCTTCGACCAGGTGCACCGCGAGGCCGTCCGGCTCGCCTCCGAGCAGGCCATGCTGCGGGGCAACGTCAACGCGATCTTCACCAACCTGTCGCGCCGCAACCAGTCGCTGATCGAGGGCCAGCTGACCCTCATCACCGACCTGGAGAACAACGAGGCCGACCCGGACCAGCTGGAGAACCTCTTCCGCCTGGACCACCTGGCCACCCGCATGCGCCGCAACGGCGAGAACCTCCTGATCCTCGCCGGGGAGGAGCCGGGGCGCCGCTGGAACCAGCCGGTCCCGCTGGTCGACGTGCTCCGTGCCGCCGCCTCCGAGGTGGAGCAGTACGAGCGCATCGAACTCTCCGGGGTGCCGGATACCGAGATCCACGGCCAGTCCGTCACCGACCTCGTGCACCTGCTGGCCGAGCTGCTGGAGAACGCCACCACCTTCTCCTCGCCGCAGACCAAGGTGCGGGTCACCGCGACCCGGCTGCCCGACGGCCGGGTGATGATCGAGATCCACGACAAGGGCATCGGTCTCACCGGCGAGGACTTCGCCGACATCAACCACAAGCTGGCCAACCCGCCGACCGTGGACGTCGCGGTGTCGCAGCGGATGGGTCTGTTCGTGGTCGGCCGGCTCGCCGACCGGCACGGCATCCGGGTCCAGCTGCGCCCCTCGGGCGAGCAGGCCGGGACCACGTCGCTGGTCATGCTGCCGGACGCCATCACCCACGGCGGCGGTGGCGAACCGGACCCCGCCTCGGACGACTTCACGGTCTCCTCCATCATTCCGGAGCAGCAGGACTTCGAGCAGCAGCCCCGGTCCGGGATGCGCACGGCGGCGGAGCTCGGCTTCGACGACTCGCGCTACGAGCAGCATCCGGCGGGGGCGACGCAGCTGGACCCGGTGGGCCGTTCCCTGAGGCGCGAGGAGCGCCGGGCGGCGCTGGGGGCGCAGACGGCCGACGAGCACCCGCAGTTCCCTCAGTTCCCGCAGGGGCAGTACGCCGAGGGCCCGTACCCGGCGAACGGCTACGGCCAGGAGCCCCGGCAGGAGCAGTACGAGCAGGAGCGGTACGAACAGGCTCCGTACGAACAGCAGGAGCAGTACGGTCGGGCCCAGCAGCCGGAGCAGTACGGCCAGGCGCCGTACGGGGGCGGCTACGACCCCTACCGCGGTGAGGCGGGCTTCGCCGAGCAGCCCGGTCAGGATCTGCCCGACGGTCATACGGAAGCCGCATATGCCGCTGGCGAAACCGCCCAGCCGTCCCCCGGAGAACCGTTCACGCCTCGGCCCCACCAGGAGGGCTGGTCGGACCAGGATGCCCACCAGGGTTCGTACGAGCCGTCGGCCCAGGTGGAAACGGAATCTGCGCCGAGCCTCCCCGCCGAGTCGCCGCAGAGCGTAGGCTTCGACCGTCCGGGGCCCACCCCGAACTCCGGCCCCGAGCTGACCGATACCGGTCTGCCGCGCCGGGGCGGCCAGCAGCACTGGCAGCCCACCGGCCGCGGCAACAACCGGCCCGCCGCGCAGCAGCAGCCGCGACAGCAGGAGGAACTGCCGCCGCAGCCGTCGCCCGCGCAGCAGAACGGTGATGGTGCCGACGACTGGCGCTCGGCGAACGACGAGCGCCGGGAGCGTGCCGAGAAGCTCCGGGAGCCGAAGGCGGGCGGGATCACCCCGTCCGGTCTCCCCCGGCGGGTGCCCAAGGCCAATCTGGTCGAGGGCACGGCTGAGCAGACCCAGCAGGGCGGCCCTCAGGTTTCCCGCGCCCCCGAGGACGTCCGCGGCAGGTTGAGCAACCTGCGGCGGGGCGTGCTCCGGGGACGCAGCGCGGGTTCGGACGACAGTAATACCTACGACCAGGAGCGTTAG
- a CDS encoding ATP/GTP-binding protein → MDFASSSGGAARATTSAKIVVAGGFGVGKTTFVGAVSEINPLRTEAVMTSASAGIDDLTHTGGKTTTTVAMDFGRITLDQDLILYLFGTPGQDRFWFMWDDLVRGAIGAVVLVDTRRLADCFPAVDYFENSGLPFVIALNGFDGHQPYTPDEVREALQIGPDTPIITTDARHRADAKSGLITLVEHALMARLK, encoded by the coding sequence GTGGACTTCGCAAGCTCTAGCGGCGGTGCGGCCCGCGCCACCACCTCGGCGAAGATCGTGGTGGCCGGGGGCTTCGGCGTGGGCAAGACCACGTTCGTCGGTGCCGTCTCGGAGATCAATCCGTTGCGCACCGAGGCCGTGATGACGTCCGCCTCCGCGGGCATCGACGACCTGACGCACACCGGTGGCAAAACGACGACGACCGTCGCGATGGACTTCGGTCGCATCACCCTGGACCAGGACCTGATCCTGTACCTCTTCGGTACGCCCGGACAGGACCGCTTCTGGTTCATGTGGGACGACCTGGTCCGCGGCGCCATCGGCGCCGTCGTCCTCGTCGACACCCGCCGCCTCGCCGACTGCTTCCCCGCCGTCGACTACTTCGAGAACAGCGGGCTCCCCTTCGTCATCGCCCTCAACGGCTTCGACGGACACCAGCCCTACACCCCCGACGAGGTCCGCGAAGCACTCCAGATCGGCCCCGACACGCCGATCATCACGACGGACGCACGGCACCGCGCGGACGCCAAGAGCGGTCTGATCACGCTCGTGGAACACGCCCTCATGGCACGACTCAAGTAG
- a CDS encoding DUF742 domain-containing protein encodes MTPPPASPDPYGALNHASYDGEGDQPLVRPYAMTGGRTRPRYQLAIEALVSTTADPAHLGTLLPEHQRICHLCREVKSVAEVSALLSMPLGVARILVADLAEAGMVAIHQPGNGEAGGAPDVTLLERVLSGLRKL; translated from the coding sequence ATGACCCCGCCACCCGCCTCACCCGACCCGTACGGCGCGCTGAACCACGCGTCGTACGACGGTGAAGGCGACCAGCCACTGGTCCGCCCGTACGCCATGACCGGTGGCCGGACCCGGCCGCGCTACCAACTCGCCATAGAGGCGCTGGTATCCACCACGGCCGACCCCGCGCACCTGGGGACACTGCTCCCCGAGCACCAGCGGATCTGCCACCTCTGCCGTGAGGTCAAGTCGGTGGCGGAGGTCTCGGCCCTGCTGTCGATGCCGCTCGGGGTGGCCCGGATCCTCGTCGCGGACCTGGCGGAAGCCGGCATGGTGGCCATTCACCAGCCGGGCAACGGAGAGGCCGGCGGCGCGCCGGACGTGACACTGCTCGAAAGGGTGCTCAGTGGACTTCGCAAGCTCTAG
- a CDS encoding roadblock/LC7 domain-containing protein, producing the protein MSPMSQAAQNLNWLITNFVDNTPGVSHTVVVSADGLLLAMSEGFPRDRADQLAAVASGLTSLTAGASRIFEGGAVSQTVVEMERGFLFLMSISDGSSLAVLAHPDADIGLVGYEMALLVDRAGTVLTPDLRAELQGSLLH; encoded by the coding sequence TTGAGCCCGATGAGTCAGGCCGCGCAGAATCTGAACTGGCTGATCACCAACTTCGTGGACAACACCCCCGGGGTGTCCCACACGGTGGTGGTCTCCGCCGACGGACTCCTGCTGGCCATGTCCGAAGGATTCCCCCGCGACCGCGCCGACCAGCTGGCGGCCGTCGCCTCCGGCCTGACCTCGCTGACCGCGGGCGCCTCCCGCATCTTCGAGGGCGGCGCCGTCAGTCAGACCGTGGTGGAGATGGAGCGCGGCTTCCTCTTCCTCATGTCCATCTCGGACGGCTCCTCGCTGGCCGTCCTCGCCCACCCGGACGCCGACATCGGCCTGGTCGGGTACGAGATGGCCCTGCTGGTCGACCGCGCGGGCACCGTCCTCACCCCCGACCTCCGCGCAGAACTCCAGGGCAGCCTGCTCCATTAG